A stretch of DNA from Candidatus Pseudomonas phytovorans:
AGCCAGCGCCTGCAGGGCGGAGCCTTGGGGCGGCGGGATGAAGAGCGGGCGATCATGCGCCGGGTCAGCGAGTGGGCAGCGGATTGCCCCGAGGAGACGTTGAACCTGATGGAGCTGGCGGATGTTGCCGGGGTATCCCTGCGCCAGTTGCAGCAAGCGTTTAAGGCGTTTACCGGCATGCCGCCGGCGCACTGGCTGAGGTTGCGCAGGCTGAACGGTGCGCGGCGTGACTTGTTGCAGGGTGGCGACGTGACCGTGGCCGAGGTAGCGATGCGCTGGTCGTTCTGGCATTTGGGAAGGTTTTCAGAGAGTTATCGGCAGTTGTTCAAGGAGTTTCCCAGCGAGACATTAAGGCGCAGCAGGGGTTGAGCCCAACATCTCACGCCGAAAGTTGCTATCGTGCCGGCCTGATTCCACCCGAGGTGCCGATGTTCTACCTGCCTTTGCCCAGCGACCAGGCCGACCGCCTCGCCAGCGAGCCCAACACCGACTTCTTCACCACTGCCAGCGTCCTCGAAGCCGCCGCCGTGCTGTTCGTGCAAAACCTGCCGCGCCAGCCCGCCACCGCCTCGGCCGATGCGCAAGAACGCCGCTTCGCCGAAATCGTGCGCATCGCCAACGAGGTCGAAAGTGCTGCACCCGGGCGCTTTCAGGGCCAGGTGGCGCAACACTTCGATCACGAAGCGTTCGCCATGGGCCTGGGCATGCTGGGCGAAAATGGCATTGCACTGTTGTCGGCCGAGGTCGAGTACCAGGCGAACGAGCTGCTGGATGGCGAAGGCCAGTGGAATTTCCAGTTCGCCGACACCTACCGCCAGCGGGCTACACCGCTGCATCCGGTATACCTGCCGTCTCTGGCCAGCGACCTGATGCTTAGCGACCAGCAGAACCGCCTGTTGCGTGAATTCCTCGGTGGTATCGACGAGTCCGTGGCGGTGCAAGGCTTCGCCGGCACCGGCAAGACCTTTCTGATCCACCAGTTCGCCCGCCTGCTGGACCCGCAGCGCACATTGTTGCTGGCTTTGACCGAAGGCCAGTTACGCGCCCTGCAGGCGCGGGTCAAGGACGCTTCAGCCTACACCGCGCTGACTTTCGGCCAGTTGGCTGACGAGCTGCTCAACCGCGACCTCACCAGCAATGGCTGGCGTTTGCGCGACCCGTACCGCACCAAGCTGTCGTGGCGTCCGCAGGACGCGCAGGTGGTGCGCTGGCTGGCTGTTCCCGACATCGGCCCACTGGCGGCGCGCGACGTGGTTGCCCTGTGCATCCGGGCTGTGCGTACGTTCTGCCACAGTGGCGATACCCAGCTTCAGCTGCACCACCTGCCATGGGCGGGGCCTGGCACCAGCCCGCTGGACCAGGAGGTGCTGCTGGAAAAGGCGCGCCTGTATTGGCAGGAGCTGATTCGGCCTTCGGCACGGGAAATCCAGCTACCGGTGCGCGACTACCACCGGGTCAAACTGTTGTCGCTGAGCGGTTATGTGATCGACAGCCGCTATACCCACGTAATTGTCGATGAAGCCCACGAACTGTCGGCACCGATGTTGGCTGTGCTCGACCGCAGCCCACAGTCGATCATTGCCCTGGGCGACGAACTGCAGAACCTCAATGGCCTCAGCCCGCACCATGGAAGCTTCATCCGCCAGCGCTGCATCGACCATTCCCTGCGGGCCGGGCCAGCGATGGACACCGTGCTCAACCCGCTGATCCAGGCACATCCGGCGTCGATCCAGGCGGCCTTCAGTGGCAACGCCGAGCATTACACCCGGGTCAGTTTCTTCGATACGGTGACGGTGCCGGAACAGCCAACAGCGCTGATCGTCGATGACGAATGGGGCCTGTTTGGCTGGTTCCAGCGCCTGACGCATCAGGGTGTGCCGTTCGTATTGCTGAAAAGCGCACGCAAAGACTTCGAACTGTTCGTCGAGGATTGTATCGAGCTGTACCGTTACGGCACGCGGCCGCGTCACCCGATGTTGTTCCGCTATGCCAGCTGGCAGGCGCTGGAGCAGGACAAGGGCGATGACAAGGCGTTCGTTGCCGTGGCCAACATGCTGCGTAAGGGCTATACGGCGGAGCACTTTGCCAAAGCCAAGAGCCGTTACCGCTGGGACAAGGCGCCCAAGTTGTTCCTGGGCCGGGTGCGGGATGTGAAGAACATGGAATTCGCCCGGGTGATGGTGTCGCCGGAGCTGATGGTGGCGCCGCAGGTGACGGGCAATCGCAACGAACGGGCGCGGATGCTGGCGGGGCTGTACACCGCGTGTTCGCGGGCGCGCCATGAGCTGATCGTGCCGGGAGGGATGCTGGACTGGGTCAAGGACCAGATTCGGGATTGAGCCTTTGGGGCCGCTCTGCGGCCCCAAATTATCAATCAGTTACGGTCCAGCCACACGGTCTGGGCATTGGTGAACTCGCGCACACCGAAGTGCGACAGCTCACGCCCGAAGCCGCTCTTCTTCACGCCGCCAAACGCCACGCGGGGGTCGGAAGCGCAGTAGCCGTTGATGAACACGCCACCGGTATCCAGTGCGGTGGTCATGCGCTCGGCCAGCGCATAGTCGGCGGTATAGATGGTCGCGGCCAGGCCAAATTCGCTGTCGTTGGCCAGCTCCACGGCATGGTCGGCATCACGTGCAGTGATGATCGCGGCCACTGGCCCAAACAGCTCCTGCTTGAATGCGGTCATTTCCGGAGTGACGTTGGCGAAAACGGTCGGCGCGTAGAAGTTGGCCACACCTTCGACCTTGTTGCCGCCCAGCAGCAGGGTGGCGCCTTCGGCGAGGGTCGCCTGCACCTGGCCGTCCAGCTCGTCGCGCAGGTCGTAACGGGCCATCGGGCCGATGTAGGTGCCGTCTTCCAGTGGGTTACCAACTGTCAGCTCGCGGGTGGCTTCCACGAACTTGCGCGTGAATGCCTCGACAATGCTTTCTTCGACGATCAGGCGCTTGGCCGCAGCGCAAACCTGCCCGGTGTTCTGGTAGCGGCCGATGACTGCAGCCTTGACGGCGGCATCCAGGTCGGCGTCAGCCAACACGATGAACGGGTCGGAACCACCCAGCTCCAGCACGCACTTCTTCAGCGCGGCGCCGGCCTGGGCGCCAATCGCCATGCCGGCACGTACGCTGCCGGTCAGGGTCACGGCGGCGATACGCGGGTCGTTGATGGCGCGGGTGACGCCGTCCGGGGTCACGTTCAGCACTTCGAACACGCCCTCCGGCAGGCCGGCGTCCTTGAACAGCTCGCCCAGGAGATAGGCGCTGCCCATCACGTTCGGCGCGTGCTTGAGCACGTAGGTATTACCGGCCAGAATCGCCGGCACAGCGCCGCGCAATACCTGCCAGACAGGGAAGTTCCACGGCATCACGGCCAGGATCGGGCCGAGTGGACGGTACTCGATGCGGGCCTTCTCAACCTGGGTCGGTTCTGGCGCAAGCATGGCGGGGCCGTGTTCGGCGTACCAGCGGCACAGGCCGACGCACTTGCTGACTTCGCCACGGGCCTGGGCAATCGGCTTGCCGATTTCGCGGCTGATCATCTGGGCAAAGGCTTCAGCCTTGGCTTCGAGCGTGCTGGCCAGGGCCAGCAGGTACTCGCTGCGCTGACCCAGCGACACTTGGCGCCACTGGCGATAGCCGGCCTTGGCACGTTGCAGCGCCGCTTCCAGTGCGGCGTCGGTGTCGAACGGGTAGGCGCCGATCTGCTCGCCGCTGTACGGGTCGAGGGAGATGGCGTGGGTCAGGCTGCTGATCGCGCTCATGGCGGGACACTCTCGTTGTTGTTAATCAGTGACGCCAGACTAGTGGGCTATGGCTTTAATGAAAACTGAATAATAATGAGCGAAACATTCACGTTTGGAGAAAGGCTGTGGACCTGGTGCAACTGGAAATCTTCAAGGCCGTGGCAGAGCAGGGCAGCATCAGCGCGGCCGCGCAGCACATCCATCGGGTGCCGTCGAACCTGACCACGCGCATCAAGCAGCTGGAGGAGGACCTGGGCGTGGAACTGTTCATTCGCGAAAAGAGCCGCTTGCGCCTGTCGCCTGCGGGCTGGAATTTTCTCGAATACACCCGGCGCATCCTCGACCTTGTACACGAGGCGCGCCTGGCGGTGGCAGGCGAAGACCCACAGGGCACCTTCGCTCTCGGTTCGCTGGAAAGCACGGCAGCGGTGCGCATCCCGGCCTTGCTTGCGGCGTACAACCAGCGCTACCCCAAGGTCGACCTGGACCTGTCTACCGGGCCTTCGGGGACCATGCTTGAAGGCGTGCTGTCTGGCCGCCTGGTGGCCGCGTTCGTCGACGGCCCGGTGCTGCACCCGACACTGGAAGGCATGCCGGTGTTCGAGGAAGAGATGATGGTCATCGCGCCGCTCAACCACGCACCTGTTACCCGCGCCCAGGATGTGAACGGTGAAAGCATCTACGCCTTTCGCGCCAACTGTTCGTATCGGCACCACTTTGAAAACTGGTTCGTCAAGGACCAGGCAGTGCCGGGAAAGATCCACGAGATGGAGTCTTATCACGGCATGTTGGCATGCGTCAGCGCTGGTGCCGGCCTGGCCATGATGCCGCGTAGCATGCTCGACAATATGCCCGGATGCAGCACGGTCAGTGCCTGGCCGATGGCGGAGGACTTCCGGTATCTGAAAACCTGGCTGGTGTGGCGCCGAGGCACGGTGTCACGCAGTTTGAGCATGTTCGTGAAATTACTTGAGGAAGGCCACGCAAGCGCATGATTGAAATGTAAACGACTGAATTAGCCAGAATAATGGCAATGTAGTTTCGACTTTCTGTTTATCTGGACAATAATCAAAAAAGCGTTACTTCGTGTGACCGGTCTGGATGTACCGGTCACCGCATAAAATCGAGGGGCAAAAGCCCCCGCTTGCCGTGTAGACCATCAGGAGAGTCGTTGATGAAAACCCGTCTCGCAGCTTCGCTGGCCGCTGCAGTGCTGGCCTTTGCAGGGGCCAACCTGGCCCAGGCCGCGCAGGTATCCGGCGCCGTTGGCGCCACCAGTCAAGGCGACATGACCTACCGTATCGGCCTGTCGTTCGACTGGGACAAGAAGTGGCTGGAAAGCAGTACCGGCTATGTGAGCGGTTATTGGGATGCCGCCTACACCTACTGGGAGGGCGGTGACGCCAGTGGTGCGCATTCGCTGTCATTCAGCCCGGTGTTCACTTATGAATTCAGCGGCTTCACCTACACGCCGTACATCGAGGCCGGTATTGGCCTGGCGGCGTTCTCCAGGACCGAGGTGGGTGACCAGCGTTTGGGGTCGGCGGTCAACTTCGAAGACCGCATTGGTTTCGGTCTGAAGCTGCCTGGGGAACAGAAAGTCGGGATTCGCGCGATGCATTATTCCAATGCGGGGATCAAGCAGCCGAATGACGGGATTGAGTCCTACTCGCTGTTCTACAGCAAAGGTTTCTAAAGGAGGGGGCCGCACAGCGGCCCCAGCCATTCAGAATGTATAGGAAACCCCAGCCTGCACCGTCCGCGGTGCCCCCGGGTAGGCGTAAGTGTTGAAAGCACCTTCGTCATATTCCTTGTTGAACACGTTTTTCAGGTCCAGGTTCAGGCGTACGTGCTCATTGAGCTGGTAGAAGCTCAGCAGGTCAACCACGGTGTACTGGTCCATGTTGTAGGTGACCGCCTCGGTCTGGCCATTGCGGTCATCCACGTATTTTACCCCCACCCCCAGCCCCAGCCCTTTTGCGAAGCCGTCCTGGAACTCGTAGGTGTTGAGCAGGCTGAAACTGTTGCGCGGAATGTTGGCCAGGCGGGTGCCGGAGGGCAACCGGTTGTCCTTGGTCACTTCGGCATCGACATAGGCGTAGCCGCCAATCACTCGCCACTCTGGCGTGATATTGCCAGCGATGTTGATGTCCAGGCCGCGGCTGCGCACCTCACCCGCAGCGACGCTGTAGTTGG
This window harbors:
- a CDS encoding acyloxyacyl hydrolase: MKTRLAASLAAAVLAFAGANLAQAAQVSGAVGATSQGDMTYRIGLSFDWDKKWLESSTGYVSGYWDAAYTYWEGGDASGAHSLSFSPVFTYEFSGFTYTPYIEAGIGLAAFSRTEVGDQRLGSAVNFEDRIGFGLKLPGEQKVGIRAMHYSNAGIKQPNDGIESYSLFYSKGF
- a CDS encoding aldehyde dehydrogenase family protein; translated protein: MSAISSLTHAISLDPYSGEQIGAYPFDTDAALEAALQRAKAGYRQWRQVSLGQRSEYLLALASTLEAKAEAFAQMISREIGKPIAQARGEVSKCVGLCRWYAEHGPAMLAPEPTQVEKARIEYRPLGPILAVMPWNFPVWQVLRGAVPAILAGNTYVLKHAPNVMGSAYLLGELFKDAGLPEGVFEVLNVTPDGVTRAINDPRIAAVTLTGSVRAGMAIGAQAGAALKKCVLELGGSDPFIVLADADLDAAVKAAVIGRYQNTGQVCAAAKRLIVEESIVEAFTRKFVEATRELTVGNPLEDGTYIGPMARYDLRDELDGQVQATLAEGATLLLGGNKVEGVANFYAPTVFANVTPEMTAFKQELFGPVAAIITARDADHAVELANDSEFGLAATIYTADYALAERMTTALDTGGVFINGYCASDPRVAFGGVKKSGFGRELSHFGVREFTNAQTVWLDRN
- a CDS encoding LysR family transcriptional regulator, producing the protein MDLVQLEIFKAVAEQGSISAAAQHIHRVPSNLTTRIKQLEEDLGVELFIREKSRLRLSPAGWNFLEYTRRILDLVHEARLAVAGEDPQGTFALGSLESTAAVRIPALLAAYNQRYPKVDLDLSTGPSGTMLEGVLSGRLVAAFVDGPVLHPTLEGMPVFEEEMMVIAPLNHAPVTRAQDVNGESIYAFRANCSYRHHFENWFVKDQAVPGKIHEMESYHGMLACVSAGAGLAMMPRSMLDNMPGCSTVSAWPMAEDFRYLKTWLVWRRGTVSRSLSMFVKLLEEGHASA
- a CDS encoding AAA family ATPase, producing MFYLPLPSDQADRLASEPNTDFFTTASVLEAAAVLFVQNLPRQPATASADAQERRFAEIVRIANEVESAAPGRFQGQVAQHFDHEAFAMGLGMLGENGIALLSAEVEYQANELLDGEGQWNFQFADTYRQRATPLHPVYLPSLASDLMLSDQQNRLLREFLGGIDESVAVQGFAGTGKTFLIHQFARLLDPQRTLLLALTEGQLRALQARVKDASAYTALTFGQLADELLNRDLTSNGWRLRDPYRTKLSWRPQDAQVVRWLAVPDIGPLAARDVVALCIRAVRTFCHSGDTQLQLHHLPWAGPGTSPLDQEVLLEKARLYWQELIRPSAREIQLPVRDYHRVKLLSLSGYVIDSRYTHVIVDEAHELSAPMLAVLDRSPQSIIALGDELQNLNGLSPHHGSFIRQRCIDHSLRAGPAMDTVLNPLIQAHPASIQAAFSGNAEHYTRVSFFDTVTVPEQPTALIVDDEWGLFGWFQRLTHQGVPFVLLKSARKDFELFVEDCIELYRYGTRPRHPMLFRYASWQALEQDKGDDKAFVAVANMLRKGYTAEHFAKAKSRYRWDKAPKLFLGRVRDVKNMEFARVMVSPELMVAPQVTGNRNERARMLAGLYTACSRARHELIVPGGMLDWVKDQIRD